From a single Populus trichocarpa isolate Nisqually-1 chromosome 17, P.trichocarpa_v4.1, whole genome shotgun sequence genomic region:
- the LOC18099425 gene encoding putative disease resistance protein RGA3 isoform X10 — protein MAEAVTSALVSTILGNLNTLVHEELGLVFGIQTEFEKLKRTFMTVQAVLRDAEEKQWKDEAIRTWLKHLKDAAYDADDVLDEFAIEAQRRRQRGGLKNRVRSSFSLDQNPLVFRLKMARKVKKVTEKLDAIADEKNKFILTEGVGENEADRFDWRITSSLVNESEIFGRDKEKEELISLLLANSDDLSVCAICGMGGLGKTTLAQLVYNDASVKGHFDLSIWVCVSVDFDIRRLSRAIIESIEGNPCAIQELDTLQRRLQEKLIGRRFLLVLDDVWDHYHEKWNALKDALRVGARGCAVIITTRLKQVADTMATIPVHLMGRLSEDDSWLLFERLAFGMRRREEYVHLESIGKAIVNKCSGVPLALKALGSFMRFKRNEREWLSVKESEIWNLPDEGGTIKAALKLSYNNLPPHLKQCFGFCCMFPKDYVMEKDQLVKLWMANGFIDPEGQMDLHETGYETFDDLVGRSFFQEVKEDSFGNITCKMHDLVYDLAKSVMTGECYLIEKNRRPRIPKTVRHITFLDGSLCYYYDKALVKGKSLRSLITIQEDYFPNEHNSVAPLLKVSAQKKLRTLDLSNFEFEKLPEPIGNFQHLRYLDVSNSSIQKLPESISSLQNLQTLNLSYCSLLYMLPKRMKDMKSLMYLDLTGCDALQCMPSGMGQLTCLRKLGMFIVGTEAGHHIGELQRLNYIGGELSIKDLGNVQGVTDAQNAYLTRKTNLQSLSLSWREDSTSKISEDVLCALEPHSNMKKLEISGYRGSKFPYWMMELRLPNLVEISLESCMNCEHLPPFGKLQFLKSLQLKRMDAVKCIGSEMYGDGENPFPSLERLTFGQMMNLEEWETNTMGGSEIFRCLHELQIGKCPKLVELPIIPSVKELTIGGLQCNFAEVSCEFQFYDLPSN, from the exons atGGCTGAGGCAGTTACTTCTGCACTTGTTAGCACCATCTTGGGGAACTTGAACACACTTGTGCATGAAGAGCTTGGACTTGTTTTTGGCATCCAGACCGAGTTTGAGAAACTCAAGCGCACCTTCATGACGGTTCAAGCTGTCCTCAGGGATGCCGAGGAGAAGCAGTGGAAAGATGAGGCCATCAGGACTTGGCTGAAACACCTCAAAGATGCTGCCTATGATGCTGATGATGTGCTGGATGAGTTCGCTATTGAAGCTCAGAGGCGCAGACAGCGAGGGGGTCTTAAAAACCGAGTAAGGTCTTCGTTTTCTCTTGATCAGAATCCACTTGTTTTTCGATTGAAAATGGCTCGTAAGGTAAAGAAAGTAACAGAAAAGCTTGATGCCATTGCCGATGAGAAAAATAAGTTCATACTAACAGAGGGAGTTGGAGAGAACGAAGCTGATAGGTTCGATTGGCGGATAACTAGCTCGCTTGTTAACGAATCAGAAATCTTTGGAAGAgacaaggaaaaagaagagcTGATCAGTTTGTTGCTCGCCAATTCAGATGACCTCTCTGTCTGTGCAATATGTGGCATGGGGGGACTGGGGAAGACAACACTTGCTCAATTAGTCTACAACGATGCAAGTGTAAAAGGGCATTTTGATTTGAGTATCTGGGTTTGCGTATCTGTTGATTTCGACATAAGGAGGCTATCAAGAGCCATCATAGAGTCCATTGAAGGCAACCCTTGTGCCATTCAAGAGCTGGACACTTTGCAACGACGCCTACAAGAAAAGTTGATTGGAAGGAGGTTTTTGCTTGTGTTGGATGATGTTTGGGATCATTACCATGAAAAATGGAATGCATTGAAAGATGCATTGAGAGTTGGGGCTAGAGGATGTGCTGTTATAATAACAACTCGTCTAAAGCAGGTTGCTGATACAATGGCTACTATTCCTGTTCACCTAATGGGAAGATTGTCGGAAGATGATTCCTGGCTTCTGTTTGAGCGACTTGCATTTGGAATGAGAAGAAGGGAGGAGTATGTGCACTTAGAAAGTATTGGAAAGGCGATAGTCAATAAGTGCAGTGGCGTTCCTTTAGCTCTAAAGGCATTGGGGAGCTTTATGCGCTTCAAGAGAAATGAACGAGAGTGGTTATCTGTCAAAGAAAGTGAGATTTGGAATCTACCAGACGAAGGTGGCACAATTAAAGCTGCCTTGAAGTTAAGTTATAACAATTTGCCGCCCCATTTAAAGCAatgctttggattttgttgtatGTTTCCGAAGGATTATGTCATGGAGAAAGACCAGTTAGTAAAGCTCTGGATGGCCAACGGATTTATTGATCCTGAAGGGCAAATGGATTTGCATGAGACGGGTTACGAGACTTTTGATGACTTGGTTGGGAGATCATTTTTTCAGGAG GTCAAGGAGGATAGCTTCGGGAACATAACTTGCAAAATGCATGATCTTGTATATGATCTCGCAAAATCAGTTATGACAGGAGAATGCTATTTGATCGAGAAGAATAGGAGACCTAGAATTCCTAAGACAGTTCGTCACATAACTTTTCTTGATGGAAGtctttgttattattatgaCAAGGCCCTTGTCAAAGGGAAATCATTGCGGTCGCTGATTACCATTCAGGAAGATTACTTCCCGAATGAACACAATAGTGTTGCTCCTTTACTCAAGGTGTCTGCACAAAAGAAACTACGGACGTTGGATTTAAGCAATTTCGAGTTTGAAAAATTGCCAGAGCCGATTGGTAATTTCCAACATCTAAGGTATCTAGACGTCTCCAACTCTTCGATCCAAAAACTACCTGAATCAATCAGCTCTCTTCAAAACTTGCAGACCCTAAATTTGAGTTACTGCTCTCTTCTTTATATGCTACCAAAAAGGATGAAGGACATGAAAAGTCTCATGTATCTTGACCTCACAGGTTGTGATGCGCTTCAATGTATGCCTTCAGGGATGGGACAACTGACTTGTCTGCGAAAGCTTGGCATGTTCATTGTGGGTACAGAGGCTGGTCATCACATAGGGGAGCTGCAAAGACTGAATTACATTGGGGGTGAATTGAGCATCAAGGATCTAGGTAACGTCCAAGGTGTCACAGATGCACAAAATGCTTATTTGACGAGGAAGACAAATCTTCAATCACTGAGTTTGTCCTGGCGAGAAGACAGCACCAGCAAAATCAGTGAAGATGTTCTTTGTGCTCTTGAACCCCATTCTAATATGAAGAAGTTAGAGATAAGCGGATATCGAGGATCCAAATTTCCATATTGGATGATGGAGTTGCGTCTACCAAACCTAGTGGAGATCTCACTAGAATCGTGCATGAATTGTGAACATCTTCCTCCTTTTGGGAAATTGCAGTTTCTTAAGAGTCTCCAATTGAAGAGAATGGATGCTGTGAAGTGTATTGGCAGTGAGATGTATGGAGACGGAGAAAATCCGTTTCCATCATTAGAGAGGCTGACTTTCGGTCAAATGATGAACTTAGAGGAGTGGGAAACAAATACCATGGGTGGAAGTGAAATTTTCAGATGCCTTCATGAATTACAGATCGGAAAATGCCCCAAGCTAGTTGAATTACCAATTATACCGTCGGTCAAAGAATTAACTATTGGAGGACTGCAGTGTAACTTTGCTGAGGTCAGTTGTGAATTTCAGTTCTATGACCTCCCTTCAAATTGA
- the LOC18099425 gene encoding putative disease resistance protein RGA1 isoform X4, whose product MAEAVTSALVSTILGNLNTLVHEELGLVFGIQTEFEKLKRTFMTVQAVLRDAEEKQWKDEAIRTWLKHLKDAAYDADDVLDEFAIEAQRRRQRGGLKNRVRSSFSLDQNPLVFRLKMARKVKKVTEKLDAIADEKNKFILTEGVGENEADRFDWRITSSLVNESEIFGRDKEKEELISLLLANSDDLSVCAICGMGGLGKTTLAQLVYNDASVKGHFDLSIWVCVSVDFDIRRLSRAIIESIEGNPCAIQELDTLQRRLQEKLIGRRFLLVLDDVWDHYHEKWNALKDALRVGARGCAVIITTRLKQVADKMATIPVHLMGRLSEDDSWLLFERLAFGMRRREDYVHLESIGKAIVNKCSGVPLALKALGSLMRFKRNEREWLSVKESEIWNLPDEGGTILPALKLSYNNLPPHLKQCFGFCCMFPKDYVMKKDELVKLWMANGFIDPAGQMDLHETGYEIFDDLVGRSFFQEFKEDGFGNITCKMHDLIHDLAKSVMIEECYLIEKNRRPRIPKTVRHMTFLGRSLCYYDKDLVKVQSLRSLISIQVDYYRRGALLFKVSSQKKLRTLSLSNFWFVKFPEPIGNLQHLRYLDVSCSLIQKLPESISSLQNLQTLNLSYCPLLYMLPKRMKDMKSLMYLDLTRCDALQCMPSGMGQLACLRKLGMFIVGKEAGHHIGELQRLNYIGGDLSIKDLGNVQGFTDAQNANLMRKTNLQSLSLSWREDKNSIISEANSEDVLCALEPHSHMKKLEISGYRGSKFPDWMMELRLPNLVEISLESCMNCEHLPPFGKLRFLKHLQLKRMDTVKCIGSEMYGEGENPFPSLERLTLGPMMNLEEWETNTMGGREIFTCLDELQIRKCPKLVELPIIPSVKHLTIEDCTVTLLRSVVNFTSITYLRIEGFDELAVLPDGLLQNHTCLQKLSITKMRSLRSLSNQLNNLSSLKHLVIMNCDKLESFPEGVQNLNSLELLSIHGMPKITALSVLPSSLATLRILNCEELTSLSEGLQYLTALKDLELSRCVKLDSLPQRIRHLTSLQSLTISCCTEVSCLPNQIRHLTSLSRLHIHGCSNLMSLPEGIRYLEMLRELEIARCPNVERRCKKEKGKDWPKIAHIPTIIINNQVVQSSET is encoded by the exons atGGCTGAGGCAGTTACTTCTGCACTTGTTAGCACCATCTTGGGGAACTTGAACACACTTGTGCATGAAGAGCTTGGACTTGTTTTTGGCATCCAGACCGAGTTTGAGAAACTCAAGCGCACCTTCATGACGGTTCAAGCTGTCCTCAGGGATGCCGAGGAGAAGCAGTGGAAAGATGAGGCCATCAGGACTTGGCTGAAACACCTCAAAGATGCTGCCTATGATGCTGATGATGTGCTGGATGAGTTCGCTATTGAAGCTCAGAGGCGCAGACAGCGAGGGGGTCTTAAAAACCGAGTAAGGTCTTCGTTTTCTCTTGATCAGAATCCACTTGTTTTTCGATTGAAAATGGCTCGTAAGGTAAAGAAAGTAACAGAAAAGCTTGATGCCATTGCCGATGAGAAAAATAAGTTCATACTAACAGAGGGAGTTGGAGAGAACGAAGCTGATAGGTTCGATTGGCGGATAACTAGCTCGCTTGTTAACGAATCAGAAATCTTTGGAAGAgacaaggaaaaagaagagcTGATCAGTTTGTTGCTCGCCAATTCAGATGACCTCTCTGTCTGTGCAATATGTGGCATGGGGGGACTGGGGAAGACAACACTTGCTCAATTAGTCTACAACGATGCAAGTGTAAAAGGGCATTTTGATTTGAGTATCTGGGTTTGCGTATCTGTTGATTTCGACATAAGGAGGCTATCAAGAGCCATCATAGAGTCCATTGAAGGCAACCCTTGTGCCATTCAAGAGCTGGACACTTTGCAACGACGCCTACAAGAAAAGTTGATTGGAAGGAGGTTTTTGCTTGTGTTGGATGATGTTTGGGATCATTACCATGAAAAATGGAATGCATTGAAAGATGCATTGAGAGTTGGGGCTAGAGGATGTGCTGTTATAATAACAACTCGTCTAAAGCAG GTTGCTGATAAAATGGCTACTATTCCTGTTCACCTAATGGGAAGATTGTCGGAAGATGATTCTTGGCTTCTGTTTGAGCGACTTGCATTTGGGATGAGAAGAAGGGAGGATTATGTGCACTTAGAAAGTATTGGAAAGGCGATAGTCAATAAGTGCAGTGGCGTTCCTTTAGCTCTAAAGGCATTGGGGAGCTTGATGCGCTTCAAGAGAAATGAACGAGAGTGGTTATCTGTCAAAGAAAGTGAGATTTGGAATCTACCAGACGAAGGTGGCACAATTTTACCTGCCTTGAAGTTAAGTTATAACAATTTGCCACCACATTTGAAACAATGCTTTGGATTTTGCTGTATGTTTCCGAAGGATTATGTCATGAAGAAAGACGAGTTAGTAAAGCTATGGATGGCCAATGGATTTATTGATCCTGCAGGGCAAATGGATTTGCATGAGACAGGTTACGAGATTTTTGATGACTTGGTTGGGAGATCATTTTTTCAGGAGTTCAAGGAGGATGGCTTCGGAAACATAACTTGCAAAATGCATGATCTTATCCATGATCTTGCAAAATCAGTTATGATAGAAGAATGCTATTTGATCGAGAAGAATAGGAGACCTAGAATTCCTAAGACAGTTCGTCACATGACTTTTCTTGGTAGAAGTCTTTGTTATTATGACAAGGACCTTGTCAAAGTGCAATCATTGCGGTCTCTGATATCCATTCAGGTCGATTATTACCGGCGTGGTGCTCTTTTATTCAAGGTGTCTTCACAAAAGAAACTACGGACGTTGAGTTTAAGCAATTTCTGGTTTGTGAAATTTCCGGAGCCGATTGGTAATTTGCAACATCTAAGATATCTAGACGTCTCTTGTTCTCTTATCCAAAAACTGCCTGAATCAATCAGCTCTCTTCAAAACTTGCAGACCCTAAATTTGAGTTACTGCCCTCTGCTTTATATGCTTCCAAAAAGGATGAAGGACATGAAAAGTCTCATGTATCTTGACCTCACACGTTGTGATGCGCTTCAATGTATGCCTTCAGGGATGGGACAACTGGCTTGTCTGCGAAAGCTAGGTATGTTCATTGTGGGTAAAGAGGCTGGTCATCACATAGGGGAGCTGCAAAGACTGAATTACATTGGGGGTGATTTGAGCATCAAGGATTTAGGTAACGTCCAAGGTTTTACAGATGCACAAAATGCTAATTTGATGAGGAAGACAAATCTTCAATCACTGAGTTTGTCTTGGCGAGAAGACAAAAACAGCATAATCAGTGAGGCAAACAGTGAAGATGTTCTTTGTGCTCTTGAACCCCATTCTCATATGAAGAAGTTAGAGATAAGCGGATATCGAGGATCCAAATTTCCAGATTGGATGATGGAGTTGCGTCTACCAAACCTAGTGGAGATCTCACTAGAATCGTGCATGAATTGTGAACATCTTCCTCCTTTTGGGAAACTGCGGTTTCTTAAGCATCTTCAATTGAAGAGAATGGACACTGTGAAGTGTATTGGCAGTGAGATGTatggagagggagagaatcCATTTCCATCATTAGAGAGGTTGACTTTGGGTCCAATGATGAACTTAGAGGAGTGGGAAACAAATACCATGGGTGGAAGGGAAATTTTCACTTGCCTTGATGAATTACAGATCAGAAAATGCCCCAAGCTGGTCGAGTTAccaattattccgtcggtgaaacatTTAACTATTGAGGACTGCACTGTAACTTTGCTGAGGTCAGTTGTGAATTTCACTTCTATTACCTACCTTCGAATTGAGGGCTTCGATGAATTGGCAGTTCTTCCTGATGGACTGTTGCAAAACCATACATGCCTTCAAAAGCTGTCAATTACGAAGATGAGAAGCCTAAGGTCGCTGTCAAATCAGCTAAATAACCTATCTTCTCTTAAGCATTTGGTTATTATGAATTGTGATAAACTTGAAAGCTTCCCAGAAGGTGTCCAGAACCTCAATTCTTTGGAGCTGTTAAGTATACATGGAATGCCAAAAATCACTGCACTGTCTGTTTTACCTTCATCTCTTGCTACCTTGCGGATTCTAAATTGTGAAGAACTTACGTCTCTATCTGAGGGACTGCAATACCTGACAGCACTCAAGGATTTGGAACTTTCTAGATGTGTAAAGTTAGATTCCTTGCCACAGAGAATACGACATCTCACTTCTCTCCAGTCTCTAACAATCTCTTGTTGTACGGAAGTATCTTGTCTTCCGAATCAGATACGGCATCTCACATCCCTTTCAAGACTGCATATCCATGGATGCTCTAATTTGATGTCTTTGCCAGAAGGGATAAGGTATCTCGAAATGCTCAGAGAGTTGGAAATTGCAAGATGTCCAAATGTGGAGAGACGgtgcaagaaagaaaaaggaaaggactGGCCTAAGATAGCTCACATCCCtaccatcatcattaataacCAAGTAGTACAGTCCTCGGAGACCTGA
- the LOC18099425 gene encoding putative disease resistance protein RGA3 isoform X8, with protein MAEAVTSALVSTILGNLNTLVHEELGLVFGIQTEFEKLKRTFMTVQAVLRDAEEKQWKDEAIRTWLKHLKDAAYDADDVLDEFAIEAQRRRQRGGLKNRVRSSFSLDQNPLVFRLKMARKVKKVTEKLDAIADEKNKFILTEGVGENEADRFDWRITSSLVNESEIFGRDKEKEELISLLLANSDDLSVCAICGMGGLGKTTLAQLVYNDASVKGHFDLSIWVCVSVDFDIRRLSRAIIESIEGNPCAIQELDTLQRRLQEKLIGRRFLLVLDDVWDHYHEKWNALKDALRVGARGCAVIITTRLKQVADTMATIPVHLMGRLSEDDSWLLFERLAFGMRRREEYVHLESIGKAIVNKCSGVPLALKALGSFMRFKRNEREWLSVKESEIWNLPDEGGTIKAALKLSYNNLPPHLKQCFGFCCMFPKDYVMEKDQLVKLWMANGFIDPEGQMDLHETGYETFDDLVGRSFFQEVKEGGLGNITCKMHDLFHDLAKSVMTGECYLIEKNRRPRIPQTVRHITFLDKSLCYYYDKALVKGKSLRSLITIQENYSPNEQTSVAPLLKVSAQKKLRTLDLSNFEFEKLPEPIGNLQHLRYLDVSNSSIQKLPESISSLQYLQTLNLSYCSLLYMLPKRMKDMKSLMYLDLTGCDALQCMPSGMGQLTCLRKLGMFIVGTEAGHHIGELQRLNYIGGELSIKDLGNVQGFTDAQNANLMRKTNLQSLSLSWREDKNSIISEANSEDVLCALEPHSHMKKLEISGYRGSKFPDWMMELRLPNLVEISLESCMNCEHLPPFGKLRFLKHLQLKRMDTVKCIGSEMYGEGENPFPSLERLTFGQMMNLEEWETNTMGGSEIFRCLHELQIGKCPKLVELPIIPSVKELTIGGLQCNFAEVSCEFQFYDLPSN; from the exons atGGCTGAGGCAGTTACTTCTGCACTTGTTAGCACCATCTTGGGGAACTTGAACACACTTGTGCATGAAGAGCTTGGACTTGTTTTTGGCATCCAGACCGAGTTTGAGAAACTCAAGCGCACCTTCATGACGGTTCAAGCTGTCCTCAGGGATGCCGAGGAGAAGCAGTGGAAAGATGAGGCCATCAGGACTTGGCTGAAACACCTCAAAGATGCTGCCTATGATGCTGATGATGTGCTGGATGAGTTCGCTATTGAAGCTCAGAGGCGCAGACAGCGAGGGGGTCTTAAAAACCGAGTAAGGTCTTCGTTTTCTCTTGATCAGAATCCACTTGTTTTTCGATTGAAAATGGCTCGTAAGGTAAAGAAAGTAACAGAAAAGCTTGATGCCATTGCCGATGAGAAAAATAAGTTCATACTAACAGAGGGAGTTGGAGAGAACGAAGCTGATAGGTTCGATTGGCGGATAACTAGCTCGCTTGTTAACGAATCAGAAATCTTTGGAAGAgacaaggaaaaagaagagcTGATCAGTTTGTTGCTCGCCAATTCAGATGACCTCTCTGTCTGTGCAATATGTGGCATGGGGGGACTGGGGAAGACAACACTTGCTCAATTAGTCTACAACGATGCAAGTGTAAAAGGGCATTTTGATTTGAGTATCTGGGTTTGCGTATCTGTTGATTTCGACATAAGGAGGCTATCAAGAGCCATCATAGAGTCCATTGAAGGCAACCCTTGTGCCATTCAAGAGCTGGACACTTTGCAACGACGCCTACAAGAAAAGTTGATTGGAAGGAGGTTTTTGCTTGTGTTGGATGATGTTTGGGATCATTACCATGAAAAATGGAATGCATTGAAAGATGCATTGAGAGTTGGGGCTAGAGGATGTGCTGTTATAATAACAACTCGTCTAAAGCAGGTTGCTGATACAATGGCTACTATTCCTGTTCACCTAATGGGAAGATTGTCGGAAGATGATTCCTGGCTTCTGTTTGAGCGACTTGCATTTGGAATGAGAAGAAGGGAGGAGTATGTGCACTTAGAAAGTATTGGAAAGGCGATAGTCAATAAGTGCAGTGGCGTTCCTTTAGCTCTAAAGGCATTGGGGAGCTTTATGCGCTTCAAGAGAAATGAACGAGAGTGGTTATCTGTCAAAGAAAGTGAGATTTGGAATCTACCAGACGAAGGTGGCACAATTAAAGCTGCCTTGAAGTTAAGTTATAACAATTTGCCGCCCCATTTAAAGCAatgctttggattttgttgtatGTTTCCGAAGGATTATGTCATGGAGAAAGACCAGTTAGTAAAGCTCTGGATGGCCAACGGATTTATTGATCCTGAAGGGCAAATGGATTTGCATGAGACGGGTTACGAGACTTTTGATGACTTGGTTGGGAGATCATTTTTTCAGGAGGTCAAGGAGGGTGGCTTGGGAAACATAACTTGCAAAATGCATGATCTTTTCCATGATCTCGCAAAATCAGTTATGACAGGAGAATGCTATTTGATCGAGAAGAATAGGAGACCTAGAATTCCGCAGACGGTTCGTCATATAACTTTTCTTGATAAAAGtctttgttattattatgaCAAGGCCCTTGTCAAAGGGAAATCATTGCGGTCGCTGATTACCATTCAGGAAAATTACTCACCGAATGAACAGACTAGTGTTGCTCCTTTACTCAAGGTGTCTGCACAAAAGAAACTACGGACGTTGGATTTAAGCAATTTCGAGTTTGAAAAATTGCCAGAGCCGATTGGTAATTTGCAACATCTAAGGTATCTAGACGTCTCCAACTCTTCGATCCAAAAACTACCTGAATCAATCAGCTCTCTTCAATACTTGCAGACCCTAAATTTGAGTTACTGCTCTCTTCTTTATATGCTACCAAAAAGGATGAAGGACATGAAAAGTCTCATGTATCTTGACCTCACAGGTTGTGATGCGCTTCAATGTATGCCTTCAGGGATGGGACAACTGACTTGTCTGCGAAAGCTTGGCATGTTCATTGTGGGTACAGAGGCTGGTCATCACATAGGGGAGCTGCAAAGACTGAATTACATTGGGGGTGAATTGAGCATCAAGGATCTAG GTAACGTCCAAGGTTTTACAGATGCACAAAATGCTAATTTGATGAGGAAGACAAATCTTCAATCACTGAGTTTGTCTTGGCGAGAAGACAAAAACAGCATAATCAGTGAGGCAAACAGTGAAGATGTTCTTTGTGCTCTTGAACCCCATTCTCATATGAAGAAGTTAGAGATAAGCGGATATCGAGGATCCAAATTTCCAGATTGGATGATGGAGTTGCGTCTACCAAACCTAGTGGAGATCTCACTAGAATCGTGCATGAATTGTGAACATCTTCCTCCTTTTGGGAAACTGCGGTTTCTTAAGCATCTTCAATTGAAGAGAATGGACACTGTGAAGTGTATTGGCAGTGAGATGTatggagagggagagaatcCATTTCCATCATTAGAGAG GCTGACTTTCGGTCAAATGATGAACTTAGAGGAGTGGGAAACAAATACCATGGGTGGAAGTGAAATTTTCAGATGCCTTCATGAATTACAGATCGGAAAATGCCCCAAGCTAGTTGAATTACCAATTATACCGTCGGTCAAAGAATTAACTATTGGAGGACTGCAGTGTAACTTTGCTGAGGTCAGTTGTGAATTTCAGTTCTATGACCTCCCTTCAAATTGA